A stretch of Mucilaginibacter terrae DNA encodes these proteins:
- a CDS encoding DUF5000 domain-containing lipoprotein, giving the protein MKAVKNKILRLGVYLLVLAMISLAACKKMEGYNTGPVSTDTTKPGTVSNVKVTNFNGGAYITYNLPNSSNILYVQGQYKINDKTTRQTKSSYYTDTILVDGFAQSKDYDVTLNVVSRANVMSDPVVVKVHPDVPIYKLVKPTVKIVADFGGVTITALNPKKKEMGYILLALDNSTNALEVQDQHYSNSDTVQYSVRGYEAKSRRFGLYVTDKFGNISDTTLITLTPLFEALLDKSKFSSYRTNSDSPIAYGWDVPYLWDGKTDGYSNGWHTAPGVPGPMQVTFGLGVSAQLSRFILWERPLEYTYAHGNPRDFTMWASNAASPQDVRLPEVAAVGTVVGDWVNLGNYRFPPPPSGLTPGFTNAADEDFVKKGVNFNFASGSQPVRYLRMMVHRTWSNGDFAHAMEVSVYGKVQ; this is encoded by the coding sequence ATGAAAGCTGTTAAAAATAAGATATTAAGATTAGGCGTATACCTGCTGGTACTTGCCATGATCTCCCTTGCCGCCTGTAAAAAAATGGAAGGGTATAATACCGGCCCCGTATCTACCGATACCACCAAACCCGGAACAGTAAGCAATGTAAAAGTTACCAATTTTAACGGTGGCGCTTATATTACTTACAACTTGCCTAATTCAAGTAACATACTGTATGTTCAGGGGCAATATAAAATAAACGATAAAACCACCCGTCAAACCAAGTCAAGCTATTACACCGACACCATTTTGGTTGATGGTTTTGCTCAAAGTAAGGATTACGATGTAACCCTGAATGTAGTGAGCCGTGCCAATGTAATGTCGGACCCGGTGGTTGTAAAGGTTCATCCCGATGTTCCGATCTATAAACTGGTTAAGCCAACGGTTAAAATAGTAGCCGATTTTGGTGGAGTGACTATAACTGCCTTAAATCCTAAAAAGAAGGAAATGGGTTACATTTTGCTGGCACTCGATAATTCTACCAATGCCCTTGAGGTGCAAGATCAGCATTACAGTAATTCAGATACGGTGCAATATTCGGTACGCGGGTATGAGGCAAAATCAAGAAGATTTGGTCTTTACGTAACCGACAAATTTGGAAACATATCAGACACAACGTTGATTACCTTGACACCACTGTTTGAAGCCCTGCTGGATAAGAGTAAATTTTCGAGCTACCGCACCAATAGTGATAGTCCTATTGCTTATGGTTGGGATGTGCCGTATTTATGGGACGGTAAAACCGACGGTTATTCAAACGGTTGGCATACAGCTCCAGGTGTACCCGGTCCAATGCAGGTTACGTTCGGCTTGGGCGTATCGGCTCAGTTAAGCAGGTTTATATTGTGGGAAAGGCCGCTGGAATATACCTATGCGCATGGCAACCCACGCGATTTTACCATGTGGGCATCTAATGCAGCATCTCCTCAGGATGTAAGATTGCCAGAGGTGGCAGCAGTAGGCACAGTTGTGGGTGATTGGGTCAATTTGGGAAATTATCGTTTCCCACCTCCGCCATCGGGCCTTACGCCTGGTTTTACCAATGCTGCCGATGAGGATTTTGTTAAAAAAGGAGTCAACTTCAACTTTGCAAGCGGATCGCAACCAGTAAGGTACCTGCGTATGATGGTGCACCGTACATGGTCAAACGGCGACTTTGCACATGCCATGGAAGTTTCAGTTTACGGAAAAGTTCAATAG